In Deinococcus puniceus, one genomic interval encodes:
- a CDS encoding aldo/keto reductase, which yields MTHTKSDAANAAQSGTFQIGGDLSVNRLGFGAMRVTGQGIWGDPADPAGALETLRRLPDLGVNFIDTADSYGPAVSEELIRTALHPYDTVVIATKGGLTRTGPDQWIPVGRPEYLKQAAHLSRRRLGVDRIDLWQLHRIDPKVPRDEQFDAIKQLMDEGVIRHAGLSEVSVEEIQAAQQVFPVSTVQNLYNLVTRQSEAVLDYCETNNIGFIPWYPLAAGGLAREGSVLSSVAARLNASPSQVALAWVLKRSPVMLPIPGTGKVKHLEENVAAAHLTLTDEDFRALDEVGQQEWQAQQAKKGKKD from the coding sequence ATGACCCACACAAAATCAGACGCAGCGAATGCGGCCCAGAGTGGCACCTTCCAGATCGGCGGCGACCTGAGCGTGAACCGCCTTGGATTCGGGGCTATGCGCGTGACCGGGCAGGGCATCTGGGGCGACCCCGCCGACCCCGCAGGCGCACTGGAAACCCTGCGCCGCCTGCCCGATCTGGGCGTGAATTTTATCGACACTGCCGATAGCTACGGCCCCGCCGTCAGCGAAGAACTGATCCGCACCGCGCTGCATCCTTACGACACGGTGGTCATCGCCACCAAAGGCGGCCTGACCCGCACCGGCCCCGACCAGTGGATTCCGGTGGGCCGCCCCGAATATCTGAAGCAGGCCGCGCACCTGTCTCGCCGCCGCCTTGGCGTAGACCGCATAGATTTGTGGCAACTGCACCGGATTGACCCTAAGGTGCCGCGTGACGAGCAATTCGACGCCATTAAGCAGCTGATGGATGAAGGCGTGATCCGTCACGCGGGCCTGAGCGAAGTGAGCGTGGAAGAAATTCAGGCCGCCCAGCAGGTGTTCCCCGTATCTACCGTGCAAAACCTCTACAACCTCGTCACGCGCCAGTCGGAGGCCGTGCTGGACTACTGCGAGACCAACAACATCGGGTTCATTCCGTGGTATCCGCTGGCCGCCGGTGGGCTGGCGCGTGAGGGCAGCGTCCTGAGCAGTGTCGCCGCCCGCCTGAACGCCTCGCCGTCGCAAGTGGCCTTGGCGTGGGTGCTGAAACGCAGCCCGGTCATGTTGCCGATTCCCGGCACAGGCAAGGTCAAGCACCTAGAGGAAAACGTGGCCGCCGCCCACCTGACCCTGACGGACGAAGATTTCCGCGCTCTGGACGAAGTGGGCCAGCAGGAATGGCAGGCACAGCAGGCGAAGAAAGGGAAGAAGGACTGA
- a CDS encoding nitroreductase family protein, with product MLSRRTTNGPFLPGPVSREHQETLMRVAQAAPSHFNSQPWRFVLIENPHTIGEVARIAGESMTELIEAGVFFERYRRYFRFSTAEMEERRDGIHIDHLPGPLKPFTRQVFSDAGLKVMRQLGVPKKLGEDNRKLVQGSPLLLAALLDKGEYRPGELSGFYSIFGLGAAIENIWNAVSSLGMGIQFVSTPMEIPRQWAAVQQLLHVPADLELMAVYRLGYLPPEQPRPTIDWSSRHRKRLSQYVFRETCDVPETDSPTS from the coding sequence ATGCTGTCCCGCCGCACCACCAACGGCCCCTTCCTGCCCGGCCCGGTCAGCCGCGAACATCAGGAAACGCTGATGCGGGTGGCGCAGGCCGCGCCGAGTCATTTCAACTCTCAGCCTTGGCGCTTTGTCCTCATCGAGAACCCGCACACGATAGGCGAAGTGGCCCGGATCGCGGGCGAAAGCATGACCGAACTGATCGAAGCGGGCGTGTTTTTCGAGCGGTACAGACGCTATTTCCGCTTCAGCACCGCCGAGATGGAAGAGCGGCGCGACGGCATTCACATCGACCATCTGCCGGGGCCGCTCAAACCCTTTACGCGGCAGGTGTTCAGCGACGCGGGCCTGAAGGTGATGCGGCAACTGGGCGTACCCAAAAAACTGGGCGAAGACAACCGCAAATTGGTACAGGGCAGTCCGTTGCTGCTGGCCGCCCTGCTCGATAAGGGCGAATACCGCCCCGGCGAACTCAGCGGTTTCTACAGCATTTTCGGGCTAGGCGCGGCCATAGAAAATATCTGGAATGCGGTGAGCAGCCTCGGCATGGGCATCCAGTTCGTCAGTACGCCGATGGAGATTCCGCGCCAGTGGGCCGCCGTGCAGCAGCTTCTGCATGTGCCCGCCGACCTCGAACTGATGGCCGTGTACCGCCTCGGCTACCTGCCCCCCGAACAGCCGCGCCCTACCATCGACTGGAGCAGCCGCCACCGCAAACGCCTGTCTCAGTACGTGTTCCGCGAAACGTGCGACGTGCCGGAAACCGACTCGCCCACTTCCTAA